From the genome of Labedella gwakjiensis:
CCTCGAAGATGTCCTTGAAGCGGCCGTCGTACGCCTTGAGGATCGTGTTCTTGGTGGAGAGGTAGACCGGGTAGTTGCGGGTGAGGCCATAGTTGAGGCTCGCGCGAGCGAAGTCGCGGATCGACGCGTCGAGGTTGTACTGCACCTGGGCGATGCCGTCGCCGGGCGACTGGAAGACCTCGAACTTCTGCGGCTCCGAGCCGTCGTCCGGGGTGAACTCGACCGTGAGCTTGCCCTGGCCGGCGAACCGGAAGTCGGTGGCGCGGTACTGGTCGCCGAACGCGTGGCGGCCGATGATGATCGGCTTGTTCCACCCGGGGACGAGGCGCGGGATGTTCGAGATGATGATCGGCTCACGGAAGATCACGCCGCCGAGGATGTTGCGGATGGTGCCGTTGGGCGAGCGCCACATCTTCTTGAGGCCGAATTCCTCGACACGCGCCTCGTCTGGCGTGATGGTGGCGCACTTGACGCCGACGCCGTGCTTCTTGATGGCCTCGGCTGCATCGATGGTGATCTGGTCGTCGGTCTCGTCGCGCTTCTCGATACCGAGGTCGTAGTACTCGAGGTTCACGTCGAGGTACGGGTGGATGAGGGTGTCCTTGATGGCCTGCCAGATGATGCGGGTCATCTCGTCGCCGTCGAGTTCGACGACGGTGCCTTCAACCTTGATTTTCGACAAAGCAACTCCTGAGGGATTACGGGCGGATCTCGCCGCACCAGCTTACCGCGCGGCCGAGATATCTCGATGTCGAGACATCTCCAGTGCACGGCGTCGTCGCGTTACGGTCTCGTCCTTCCGCGGCGACGGCCCTCCACGCTAGCCTGGGGACATGGCTGAGCTGAGACTCGAGGAACTGTCGGCGTCCACGATCGTCGCGGTCAACGCGCTCTCGCTCAAACCCGGCCAGGAGCAGTTCGTCGCCCCCGTCTCGTACGCCGTCGCCGCCGCGGTCGTCGATCCGACCACGAGCTGGCAGCGGGTGATCCTCGACGGCGACGAGGTCGTGGGATTCATTCAAGGCAATTTCGATCCGAACGCCCCGCAGGACGAGTTCCGCAGCATCCTCTGGCGCATCAACGTCGACGCGGACGACCAGGGCCGCGGTATCGGTACGTTCGCGGTCGAGGCGCTCCGCTCCGAGGCCACGGCTCGCGGCTTCAACCACCTCGACGTCATCTACGAGCCGGGCGAGAGCGGACCGGAGGCGTTCTTCCTCCGGGTCGGCTTCGCCCCGGTCGGAGAGACCTCCTACGGCGAGACGATCGCGGAACTCACGCTCTGAACGGGCCCTCGGCCTTCGTGGCCCCCGAGGACGACGGGCCGCCGAGCGGTGACGAGTTCGTCGAGGAGGTCCTCGCCGTCGTCGCGGCCATCCCGTCCGGTCACGTCATGAGCTACGGCGTCGTCGCCGCCGCCATCGGGTCCCGATCCGCCCGCGGCGTCGGACGGGTCATGGCTCACGCCGGATCGACAGTGCCCTGGTGGCGCGTCGTGAGATCCGGCGGCTTCCCGCCGCGGGGCCTCGAGCAGGAGGCGCTCCCCCACTACCTCGCCGAGCGCACCCCGATCGTCGAGACGCCATCGGGCTATCGGATCGCCCGGTCCGCCTGGATCTGATCGTCGATGCCGCGTCGACGCAATCGTGGACATGCGACCGTGAATCGGCCTGGAGGATGAGGCCCTTCAGCCCACCGAGGGACGACCAGTGCGGGGTCGGCGGGCGAGGCTTGAGACCATGGCACCTCGACATCTCCGGCGCATCGCGGCGGCAGCACTCGCCCTCGCGATCGTCCCAGCCCTGTGCTCGTGCTCGAGCCTGCAGCTCGCCTTCGGCTCGACCGTCGGGGGCGCGTACGGGGCGATCGACGGCTTCCGCGACGACGACACACTGCCGGCGCCCTCCTGGGTCCCCGACGATGCATCGGCGATCCGCTACACGA
Proteins encoded in this window:
- a CDS encoding NADP-dependent isocitrate dehydrogenase codes for the protein MSKIKVEGTVVELDGDEMTRIIWQAIKDTLIHPYLDVNLEYYDLGIEKRDETDDQITIDAAEAIKKHGVGVKCATITPDEARVEEFGLKKMWRSPNGTIRNILGGVIFREPIIISNIPRLVPGWNKPIIIGRHAFGDQYRATDFRFAGQGKLTVEFTPDDGSEPQKFEVFQSPGDGIAQVQYNLDASIRDFARASLNYGLTRNYPVYLSTKNTILKAYDGRFKDIFEEIFQAEFKERFDAAGLTYEHRLIDDMVASAMKWEGGYVWACKNYDGDVQSDTVAQGFGSLGLMTSVLATPDGKVVEAEAAHGTVTRHYRQHQQGKPTSTNPIASIFAWTRGLQHRGKLDGNQELIDFASTLEDVVIKTVESGKMTKDLALLVGPDQPYQTTEEFLATLDTNLQERMAA
- a CDS encoding GNAT family N-acetyltransferase produces the protein MAELRLEELSASTIVAVNALSLKPGQEQFVAPVSYAVAAAVVDPTTSWQRVILDGDEVVGFIQGNFDPNAPQDEFRSILWRINVDADDQGRGIGTFAVEALRSEATARGFNHLDVIYEPGESGPEAFFLRVGFAPVGETSYGETIAELTL
- a CDS encoding MGMT family protein, whose protein sequence is MAPEDDGPPSGDEFVEEVLAVVAAIPSGHVMSYGVVAAAIGSRSARGVGRVMAHAGSTVPWWRVVRSGGFPPRGLEQEALPHYLAERTPIVETPSGYRIARSAWI